From the genome of Leptotrichia sp. oral taxon 847:
CTCTACCAATAAATCTATTTCCATTTTTATCTTTCCAAAATCAATTTTGATTACGGTAAAATCTATTACTCTTATCTTAATTTATTGAGAAATATGCAAAACTTCGTACACTTTTGAATTTTCTACTTCTTTAGGAGCATCTTCAAAAAAATAATACTCTGTCTGTTTCCAATTTTCAGGGTTATATACTAATGCTTTTCCAACAATTTTATCATCTGATATAGAAAATTCCATTCTTTTCATTTTTTCCATCGGTTTTGTTTCGTTCTCTATTTCCAATAAATATTTTGCTTTAGAAAAGTTTTCATTAAACTCTTGCAACAATGGTATTCCAATATTTATAGTCTGCCAGCCAAAAGAATTTAAAATATTATCATAGAAACCATCAAATATGAATTTATTCATTCCTTTGTTATCTTTCCAAAAGTATAATGGCGAATATTCTTTATTTTCCTCAGAGATTAGATAGGCTTTAAAAAATAAATCTTCAAATCCATCTGTTTTAAATCCATTTTCTTGCACTCTTTTTCTAATATTGTTCATATCAAAATCATTTGGAAGTTTTACTTTATACTGCATCATTATCATATCTTTTATCCTCCAATATTTTCTATTTAATTACTATATAATCTATTTATTCCATTAATATAAGCCTTTATACTTGCTTCAACTACATCTGTACTTTGTCCTCTACCAATAAATCTGTTTCCATTTTTCTCGATAATCACAACTACTTGTGCCTGTGCATCCGTATCTCCTGTAATCGCTTCCAATTTATATTCTTCTAAAACAAAAGTGTCGCTCACTGCTAAGTTTACTGCATTGTAAGCTGCATCAACTGGCCCATCTCCCAGAGCTTCTTTAACCAATTTTTCTCCATCCAAGTCGATTGTAACTGTAGCTTTTGGTTTTTTACCTTCCTGTCTTGAAATTTCAAAGTGAGTAAGTTTTATTCTTCCTTCAATTTTTGCCGCATCTCCAGCGACTAATGCGATAATATCTTCATCTAAAACATATTTTTTCTTGTCTGCCAATTTTTTAAACTGTGCAAATAATTCTTCCACTCTGTCACTTCCGACATGATTAAATCCTAGCGATTCTAATTTTTGTACAAAAGCGTGTTTTCCTGAATGTTTTCCAAGTACTAAGCTGTCTGGATTTCTTCCAACAGATTCTGGACTCATAATTTCGTAAGTTTCAGGATTTGCTAAAACTCCGTGTTGATGAATTCCTGATTCGTGTGCAAAGGCATTTGCTCCAACGATTGCTTTATTTGGCTGTGTTGAAACTCCTGTCAAAAGGCTTACTAATTTACTTGTTGGGTAAATTTGCTTTGAATCAATGTTTGTGTAATATTCTTCAAACAAGTCTTTTCTCGTTTTCAAAATCATTGCAATCTCTTCAAGTGAAGTATTCCCAGCTCTTTCTCCCAGTCCATTAATTGTACACTCAATCTGAGTTGCTCCAGCTTGAATCGCCGCAACCGAATTTGCCACAGAAAGTCCTAAGTCATCATGGCAATGCACAGAAATATCCACATTTTCGATTCCTTTTACATTTTTTCTCAAATAAGTTATAAGTTCAAACATTTCATTTGGAGTTCTGTAACCCACAGTATCAGGCACATTAAGTGTAGTCGCTCCAGCTTTTATAGCTGTTTCATACACTTCCACCAAAAATTCCTTTTCAGTTCTAGTCGCATCTTCCGAAGAAAATTCAACATCATCAACAAATGATTTTGCAAGTTCCACCATTTCTTTTACTCTTTCAAGAATTTGCTCTTTTGTCATTTTCAACTTAAATTCCCTGTGAATAGGCGAAGTCGCAATAAACGTATGAATTCTAGGCTTTGCCGCACCTTCTAAAGCTTTTCCCGCTGCCTCAATATCCTTTCTCACAGCTCTTGATAAACTACAAACTGTCGAATTCTTTACATTTTCCGAAATCATCTTAACCGCTTCAAAATCCCCAGGCGATGCCACAGCAAACCCAGCTTCAATTATATCCACTCCAAGACTCTCAAGCTGTTTTGCAATTCTCAATTTTTCCTGTGCGTTAAGATTAACTCTTGGTGTCTGTTCTCCATCTCTTAGTGTTGTATCAAATATTTTAATATGTTTTTTCATTGTCTTCTCCTTATAGATAATACTTTTCATTTTATTTTTATTTTATGGAATAAATCGCCGCCTCTTCTGCATGAATAACCGCTGTATCAAACAATGGAACATCAGTATCCTCATTTTTTATAAGAAGCCCTATTTCAGTACATCCTAGTATTATACCCTCTGCCCCTTTACTTCTAAGTTTATCAACAATTTCTAAAAATTTCTTTTTTGAATTAGAATTGATAGTTCCAAGACAAAGTTCATCATATATTACTTTATTTATGATTTCTATATCATTTTTATCAGGAATTATGACATTTATCTCTTTTTCAATAAGTTTCGATTTATAAAAATCCTGTTCCATCGTATATTTTGTTCCAAGCAATGCTATATTTTTTAATCCTTTTTCTAATATCTTTTCTGCTGTCATTTCGGCGATATGCAATATTGGAATGGAGATTTTTTCTTTAATCTGGTTAATAACTTTGTGCATTGTATTTGTGCAAATAACTATAAAGTCTGCTCCTGCTTTTTCAAGATTATTAGCAGCCTCTCCCAAGATTTCTCCACTTTTTTCCCAGTTGCCGTTTGCCTGACATTCTTCTATTTCCTGGAAATCCACACTATACAATACACATTTAGCAGAATGAAGTCCTCCTAATTTTTCTTTAATAACTTCATTTATTATTTTATAATAAGTTACTGTGCTTTCCCAGCTCATTCCTCCTATTAGTCCTATTGTTTTCAATTTCATCTTCCTCTCCTCTCAAAATAAAAATAACTATTCCTTCACAGCCTCAAATCTCAATCTTACATAATCGGCTATAATTTGTCCATTTTCATTTTTTTCAAGTTCTTTTTCTACTTTTTCAGCTATTTCATCAATCAATTTTTCGTGCATCTCTTTCGGAATATTCACAAAAGCAGGCGCAGAAAAGGTTTGCAGCCATCCTTTTATCCCAGTTGGAAGTAAAGTTGGACGAGAAAAACTTATCATTTTTTTCACTTTTAAGCCATATTTTTTTAATAATTCTGTTTCTTCTTTTTCTGTTGGAAAAAACCAGCATTTTACAGCTTTAAAATTATGTTTTTGGGTAACTTCAAACATTGCATTTTCTATTTTTTCCACATTTCCTTTACAGCCCATTTCGACCACAAAGCGTCCACCTTTTTTCAGTGCCTTTGACACACCTTCCAAAACTTTATTTGAATCTGTCATCCAATGAAGTGCCGCATTGGAAAAAATCGCATCAAATTCATTTTCAAAATTCATATTCTGTGCATCGCCTTGTATTGCGTGAACTCCTAATTTTCTAGTCGCTTCAACAAATTTCTGACTTCCATCTAGTCCCAAAACTTTGCACCCATATTTTGAAATTTCCTTAGTCAATACACCATCTCCACAGCCTAAATCCAAAATATATTCATCCTTTTTCGGATTCAGCCATTCAATCAGTTCCTTCCCATAATCAGAAACAAACCGTGCATTTTTCTCATACTTTTCCTTTTCCCAATGCTGACTTACACTCATTTTTTGTACCTTCTTTCTGTACTATTCCTATTTTATTTTCAACAAGAATTTTTACTTTAGCAAAAAATTTCTATTTTCCTAATATTTAAGCTCAAAACTTATTTCAAAATTTCTAAAATTTTATAATTTTTCTCCACGGCTCATTGCTACAACTCCAGTTTTTGCGATTTCCAAAATTCCGTAATTGTGCATTATTTCCACAAATCCACGCAATTTTTTCACATCCCCTGTAAGTTCGATAACTAACGAAGTTGGCGACACATCTAGCACTTTTCCTCTGTAAATATCAGCAACTTGAACAATTTGTGCCCTAGTTTCTGGAGCAGATTTCACTTTTATCAACATCAATTCTCTTCTTATGACATTTTCAACCGGGAATACTTTTACTTTTACAACATCCACAATTTTATAAACTTGCTTTTGAATCTGATTTAATGTCTTGTCATCTCCGTCAACTGTCAAAGTCAATCTGGCATAACCAGGCTTATTTGTAACTCCTGCCGTCATTTTTAAAACCGAATATCCCCTTCTGTTGAATAAAGACATTATTCTTGACACAATTCCATCGGTATTTTTCGCAATTATTAAAATTTCATGCTCTCTATTCATTTTCTAACTCACCTTTCTTTCCGATCATTTGACTTACAGTTTTTCCAGCTGGAATCATTGGAAATACGTTTTCTTCTTTTTCAACAACACATTCGATTAACACACCTTCATCAGATAATATCAAATCTTTTAATTTTGCTCTCAAATCTTCTTTATTTGTCAATTTCACATTTTTAATTCCATAAGCATCCGCAATTTTTATAAAATCTGGATTTACTTCTAAATTAACAAACGAGTATCTTCTATCCTTAAATAATTCTTGCCATTGTCTAACCATTCCCAAGTAAGAATTGTTTAAAATAACAACTTTTACTGGCAAGTTGTACTGTTTAATCATCATTAATTCTTGCACTGTCATCTGAAAACCACCATCGCCAACAATTAACACAACTTTTTTATCAGGTGCTCCAATTTGCGCTCCAATTGCTGCAGGAAGTCCGAATCCCATTGTACCAGCTCCTCCTGAAGTTACGATTGAATCAGGATTTTGGTAGGTAAAGTATTGAGCAGCCCACATTTGATGCTGACCAACATCGGTTACTATAATTGCGTCCCCTTTCAAAATATCGTCAATCGCTTGTAAAACTTCTTGCGGGAGCAATTTATCCTCTCCAACTTTTCTGTGCCCCAATGGATATTCTTTTTTCCACTCAATAACTTTTTCAACCCATTCTCTATGAGTTTGTGGCTCAACTGCCTGATTAATTTCAGATAACACTTGTTTTAAGTCCCCAACGATTGGCACATCAGCTCTTTTATTTTTATCAATTTCCGCTGGATCAATATCAATGTGAATTACTTTCGCATTTTCAATAAATTTATTAGGATTTCCAGCAATTCTGTCGTCGAATCTGACTCCGGCGGCAATTACTAAATCTGCTTCATCAGTCGCATAATTTGCAGGCACAGTTCCATGCATTCCAAGCATTCCAAGCGACAACTCATGTGAACCAGGAAACGCTCCCAATCCGAGCAATGTCATAGCCACAGGTGTCTGTGTCTTTTCGGCATATTCAAACAGTTCTTTCGACGCTTTCGATTTTAAAACTCCTGCTCCTGCAATTATTAATGGTTTTTTTGCTTCTTTTATCAATTTTATAGCTCTTTTTATTTGAACTGGATGCCCTTCATAAGTTGGTGAATATCCTTCCAGCTCAATTTTTTCCTCAAATAATCTTTCAAATTCAGCATATGGAATTTTGTGAACTTGAATGTCATTTGGAATGTCAATAAGAACTGGTCCCGGTCTTCCTGTTGTTGCGATATAATAAGCTTCTTTTACAATTCTTGGTATTTCTTTTACATTCTGAACAAGATAATTACTCTTCGTAATCGGCATTGTAATCCCTACTGTATCAGTTTCCTGAAAAGCATCTCTTCCCAATAAATTTGATCTAACTTGTCCGGTTATCGCTATCATTGGCACAGAATCCATATGTGCTGTCATTATCCCAGTTACTAAGTTCGTCGCACCAGGCCCTGAAGTTGCAAGACAAACTCCCACTTTTCCAGAAACTCTCGCATAACCATCTGCCGCATGAGATAATCCTTGTTCATGTCTTGCAAAATAGTAATTTATTTTATCATAACTATATATTTCATCAAATATAGGAATTATCGCTCCTCCAGGATACCCAAAAATATCCGTTATTCCTAATCTGTGTAACGATTCCAATAACATTCTTCCACCGTTAATCATTTTAGTTTCACTCATTTTTTAAACCACCTTTTCTTAATTTTTTGTTTTTAATCATCTATTATCGCTTGAGAATTCAATCTTTTTATTCTATATCCTCTTTTCTTAAACTCTTCTGTTATTTTATTTATATGCTCTTCTCCATTAGTTTCAACCGTAACTTGTAATTCAACCTCGTGAAATCTGTCCAGATTTTTGAACTGATTATGTTCCAGTCTTATTACATTTGCATTTTGCTTTGACAGAATTTGCGACACAGCCACCAATTGCCCTGGTTTATCAGGCAAATCTACTGCAAATGTAAAAATTCTTCCTCTGGCTATCAGTCCTTTATTAATCATAGATGAAATAGTTAATACATCTATATTACCACCACTTATTATTGAAATTATTTTTTTGCCTTTGACATTTAATTTTTTTAATCCTGCCACCGACAAAATTCCTGAATTTTCTGCAACAATTTTATGTTTTTCAACCAAAATTAAAAACGCCGCCATCAACTCATAATCAGATACAGTAACTATGTCATCTACATATTTTTCGATGTAATCAAATGTAATTTCACCAATTTTTTTCACAGCCGTTCCATCTGCAATTGTATTTGCTTCAGCCAATTCAACTACATGCTTATTTTTTCTAGCTTCTAGTGCGCTTGCTGCACCTTCTGGCTCAACACCAATTATTTTTATTAGTGGATTTTTCAATTTTGCAGCCGAAGCAATCCCTGAAATCAGTCCTCCACCACCAATTGGCACCAAAATTATATCCGCATCAGGCAACTCATCCAAAACTTCCAGAGCAATCGTCCCTTGCCCTTCAATCACATCTTCGTCATCAAATGGATGTACAAAAGTATACCCTTCTTTTTCCTGCAATCTTTTTGCATACTCGTAAGCCTCGTCATAAACTTCCCCAGTCAAAATCACATCCGCACCGTATCTTTTAGTCGCCTCAACCTTAATAAGTGGCGTATGTTTAGGCATAACAATTACAGCCTTTATTCCCAATTTTTGAGCAGCTAATGCCACTCCTTGCGCGTGATTTCCCGCCGATGCTGCAATTACCCCTCTTTTTTTCTCTTCTTCCGTCAATTTTGCAATTTTATTATAAGCACCTCTTATTTTGAATGCTCCTGTTCTTTGCAAGTTTTCTGGTTTGATATAAACATCATTTCCAGTTTCATTGGAAAAAATGTTGCTATAAATTAATTTAGTTTTAGTAATCACAGTATTTAACCTTTCCCTTGCTTCCATAAAATCATATAGTTTATGCAATTTTTTCACCTTCTTAAAAATTTTTATTTTTTAATTTTTTATCTAAAAATTCTATTATTATCTTTATAATTTCAGGCTGAAACCAATATTCATCGGAATGACCTGCTCCCTTTATCACGTATCTCGTTGACTCTATCCCTCTTTCAATCAATGCCTTATGAAGTTTTTCCGTTTGAACTGGAGGAACTAACGTGTCTTTATCTCCATGCATTAATAGAAATGGTGGAGTTTTGGATGAAATATGTGGTATAGGATTTGTTATTTCTATA
Proteins encoded in this window:
- a CDS encoding DUF4865 family protein, with protein sequence MIMMQYKVKLPNDFDMNNIRKRVQENGFKTDGFEDLFFKAYLISEENKEYSPLYFWKDNKGMNKFIFDGFYDNILNSFGWQTINIGIPLLQEFNENFSKAKYLLEIENETKPMEKMKRMEFSISDDKIVGKALVYNPENWKQTEYYFFEDAPKEVENSKVYEVLHISQ
- a CDS encoding 2-isopropylmalate synthase — encoded protein: MKKHIKIFDTTLRDGEQTPRVNLNAQEKLRIAKQLESLGVDIIEAGFAVASPGDFEAVKMISENVKNSTVCSLSRAVRKDIEAAGKALEGAAKPRIHTFIATSPIHREFKLKMTKEQILERVKEMVELAKSFVDDVEFSSEDATRTEKEFLVEVYETAIKAGATTLNVPDTVGYRTPNEMFELITYLRKNVKGIENVDISVHCHDDLGLSVANSVAAIQAGATQIECTINGLGERAGNTSLEEIAMILKTRKDLFEEYYTNIDSKQIYPTSKLVSLLTGVSTQPNKAIVGANAFAHESGIHQHGVLANPETYEIMSPESVGRNPDSLVLGKHSGKHAFVQKLESLGFNHVGSDRVEELFAQFKKLADKKKYVLDEDIIALVAGDAAKIEGRIKLTHFEISRQEGKKPKATVTIDLDGEKLVKEALGDGPVDAAYNAVNLAVSDTFVLEEYKLEAITGDTDAQAQVVVIIEKNGNRFIGRGQSTDVVEASIKAYINGINRLYSN
- a CDS encoding aspartate/glutamate racemase family protein; its protein translation is MKTIGLIGGMSWESTVTYYKIINEVIKEKLGGLHSAKCVLYSVDFQEIEECQANGNWEKSGEILGEAANNLEKAGADFIVICTNTMHKVINQIKEKISIPILHIAEMTAEKILEKGLKNIALLGTKYTMEQDFYKSKLIEKEINVIIPDKNDIEIINKVIYDELCLGTINSNSKKKFLEIVDKLRSKGAEGIILGCTEIGLLIKNEDTDVPLFDTAVIHAEEAAIYSIK
- a CDS encoding class I SAM-dependent methyltransferase, whose protein sequence is MSVSQHWEKEKYEKNARFVSDYGKELIEWLNPKKDEYILDLGCGDGVLTKEISKYGCKVLGLDGSQKFVEATRKLGVHAIQGDAQNMNFENEFDAIFSNAALHWMTDSNKVLEGVSKALKKGGRFVVEMGCKGNVEKIENAMFEVTQKHNFKAVKCWFFPTEKEETELLKKYGLKVKKMISFSRPTLLPTGIKGWLQTFSAPAFVNIPKEMHEKLIDEIAEKVEKELEKNENGQIIADYVRLRFEAVKE
- the ilvN gene encoding acetolactate synthase small subunit, which translates into the protein MNREHEILIIAKNTDGIVSRIMSLFNRRGYSVLKMTAGVTNKPGYARLTLTVDGDDKTLNQIQKQVYKIVDVVKVKVFPVENVIRRELMLIKVKSAPETRAQIVQVADIYRGKVLDVSPTSLVIELTGDVKKLRGFVEIMHNYGILEIAKTGVVAMSRGEKL
- the ilvB gene encoding biosynthetic-type acetolactate synthase large subunit is translated as MSETKMINGGRMLLESLHRLGITDIFGYPGGAIIPIFDEIYSYDKINYYFARHEQGLSHAADGYARVSGKVGVCLATSGPGATNLVTGIMTAHMDSVPMIAITGQVRSNLLGRDAFQETDTVGITMPITKSNYLVQNVKEIPRIVKEAYYIATTGRPGPVLIDIPNDIQVHKIPYAEFERLFEEKIELEGYSPTYEGHPVQIKRAIKLIKEAKKPLIIAGAGVLKSKASKELFEYAEKTQTPVAMTLLGLGAFPGSHELSLGMLGMHGTVPANYATDEADLVIAAGVRFDDRIAGNPNKFIENAKVIHIDIDPAEIDKNKRADVPIVGDLKQVLSEINQAVEPQTHREWVEKVIEWKKEYPLGHRKVGEDKLLPQEVLQAIDDILKGDAIIVTDVGQHQMWAAQYFTYQNPDSIVTSGGAGTMGFGLPAAIGAQIGAPDKKVVLIVGDGGFQMTVQELMMIKQYNLPVKVVILNNSYLGMVRQWQELFKDRRYSFVNLEVNPDFIKIADAYGIKNVKLTNKEDLRAKLKDLILSDEGVLIECVVEKEENVFPMIPAGKTVSQMIGKKGELENE
- the ilvA gene encoding threonine ammonia-lyase, with translation MHKLYDFMEARERLNTVITKTKLIYSNIFSNETGNDVYIKPENLQRTGAFKIRGAYNKIAKLTEEEKKRGVIAASAGNHAQGVALAAQKLGIKAVIVMPKHTPLIKVEATKRYGADVILTGEVYDEAYEYAKRLQEKEGYTFVHPFDDEDVIEGQGTIALEVLDELPDADIILVPIGGGGLISGIASAAKLKNPLIKIIGVEPEGAASALEARKNKHVVELAEANTIADGTAVKKIGEITFDYIEKYVDDIVTVSDYELMAAFLILVEKHKIVAENSGILSVAGLKKLNVKGKKIISIISGGNIDVLTISSMINKGLIARGRIFTFAVDLPDKPGQLVAVSQILSKQNANVIRLEHNQFKNLDRFHEVELQVTVETNGEEHINKITEEFKKRGYRIKRLNSQAIIDD